Proteins encoded by one window of Halobaculum halobium:
- a CDS encoding nuclear transport factor 2 family protein, producing MTPEETVGSYYDALRAGDALAPFFVESPATVKAGISERLVGYAEIANALREQTRTTEDWVVESSDLEVVERDGGAAVADAVSLSWYDAEAFADRSFETRWSGTLLPSDEGWAFAGMHVSAATDLDEGVDR from the coding sequence ATGACACCCGAGGAGACGGTTGGGTCGTACTACGACGCCCTCCGCGCGGGCGACGCGCTCGCGCCGTTTTTCGTCGAGTCGCCGGCGACCGTGAAAGCGGGGATCAGCGAACGGCTCGTGGGGTACGCCGAGATCGCAAACGCCCTGCGCGAGCAGACGCGCACGACCGAGGACTGGGTCGTCGAGAGCAGCGATCTTGAGGTCGTCGAACGCGACGGAGGCGCCGCGGTCGCGGACGCGGTGTCGCTGTCGTGGTACGACGCCGAGGCGTTCGCCGACCGCTCGTTCGAGACGCGCTGGAGCGGGACGCTGCTCCCGAGCGACGAGGGGTGGGCCTTCGCGGGGATGCACGTCTCGGCTGCGACTGACCTCGACGAGGGCGTCGATCGCTGA
- a CDS encoding HEAT repeat domain-containing protein encodes MSDDDPAEESGGPEDAEETDLVPEVSAADLDAQLDETAEALDAAETEADLDDVEADLDDIEADLERADLPEPDEDDDDAEDPRAELESRLSDQREDLADQRGPYASDVIEDIESAKATIADTRWTASGEADLPGVVDEFLAAVTDALEADLDRTGDDDPESLADALDDPIAAVEDADLDADEDAETIAALLEATEALETGVDDTEEWDDLQTHEQLQAQGFYDVLGHYKDFPPELAALKEHEQQGNVEMVLLALDSLQSEFMEEHCLEALTRMNDQGAFEAMHQRAQKRDQPAIRALGKMAADDAVETLLEYVDSDSNPTLQKATFKALGEIGHGDAVQPLANKLAMENDEVRPYAARALGLIGDARAVDPLADAAADDERDTVRAAALWALRQIGTEAALEAAAEFDDDRAFIVQTEAEKARDALDAGGEEVAA; translated from the coding sequence ATGAGCGACGACGACCCGGCCGAGGAGTCAGGCGGCCCCGAGGACGCCGAGGAGACGGACCTCGTCCCCGAGGTGTCGGCAGCGGACCTCGACGCCCAACTGGACGAGACCGCCGAGGCGCTCGATGCCGCCGAGACCGAGGCCGACCTCGACGACGTCGAGGCAGACCTGGACGACATCGAGGCCGATCTGGAGCGCGCCGACCTCCCGGAACCGGACGAGGACGACGACGACGCGGAGGACCCGCGCGCGGAACTGGAGTCGCGACTCTCCGACCAGCGCGAGGACCTCGCGGACCAGCGCGGCCCGTACGCGTCGGACGTGATCGAGGACATCGAATCCGCCAAAGCGACGATCGCCGACACGCGGTGGACGGCGTCGGGCGAGGCCGACCTCCCCGGCGTCGTCGACGAGTTCCTCGCGGCCGTAACCGACGCGCTCGAGGCGGACCTCGACCGCACGGGAGACGACGACCCCGAGTCGCTCGCGGACGCGCTCGACGACCCCATCGCGGCCGTCGAGGACGCCGACCTCGACGCCGACGAGGACGCCGAGACGATCGCCGCGCTGCTGGAGGCGACGGAGGCGCTGGAGACGGGGGTCGACGACACCGAGGAGTGGGACGACCTCCAGACCCACGAACAGCTGCAGGCCCAGGGCTTCTACGACGTGCTCGGCCACTACAAGGACTTCCCGCCGGAACTGGCGGCGTTGAAGGAGCACGAGCAGCAGGGCAACGTCGAGATGGTGCTTTTGGCGCTCGACTCGCTGCAGTCGGAGTTCATGGAAGAACACTGCCTGGAGGCGCTCACCCGGATGAACGACCAGGGCGCTTTCGAAGCGATGCACCAGCGCGCGCAGAAGCGTGACCAGCCCGCCATCCGCGCGCTCGGCAAGATGGCGGCCGACGACGCCGTCGAGACGCTCCTCGAGTACGTCGACTCCGACTCCAACCCGACGCTCCAGAAGGCGACGTTCAAGGCGCTCGGCGAGATCGGTCACGGGGACGCGGTTCAGCCGCTCGCGAACAAGCTGGCCATGGAAAACGACGAGGTGCGGCCGTACGCCGCCCGCGCGCTGGGGCTCATCGGCGACGCCCGGGCCGTCGACCCGCTGGCGGACGCCGCGGCCGACGACGAGCGTGACACGGTTCGCGCAGCGGCTCTGTGGGCGCTGCGCCAGATCGGCACTGAAGCCGCCCTCGAAGCGGCGGCCGAGTTCGACGACGACCGCGCGTTCATCGTCCAGACCGAAGCCGAGAAGGCACGCGACGCCCTCGACGCCGGCGGCGAGGAAGTCGCCGCGTAG
- a CDS encoding zinc-dependent metalloprotease, whose amino-acid sequence MDLSRSVRAIADAADASDGAIDWDAVAEAAKGGCEPGDLRIEPAERAAFADDVRAARDGLREASGVDFDLPGSIEVQHRHHWIDANVDTFRRVLRPLEDTATGGGVVPGVARSLNTGTMAVTVAFLARNVLGQYDPLLLAEAEPEDHGLYFVRPNIQQAAIDLNVGYPRFRRWIAFHEVAHAAEFAAAPWLPGYLEARLEDGIASVTDESSLLELARPGRDGTGPMDSFAELNTAMTAVEGYAELLMDRAFDDEYDDLRAKLDARRQGGDPITNLFKRLLGFGMKRRQYERGAAFFAAVADRRDLRTASLVWERPENLPTDAELDDPDAWVQRIA is encoded by the coding sequence ATGGATCTCTCGCGGAGCGTCCGCGCGATCGCCGACGCGGCCGACGCCTCCGACGGCGCCATCGATTGGGACGCCGTCGCGGAGGCGGCCAAAGGCGGCTGTGAGCCGGGCGACCTCCGGATAGAGCCGGCAGAGCGCGCGGCGTTCGCCGACGACGTGCGCGCCGCCCGCGACGGGCTCCGAGAAGCCTCGGGCGTCGACTTCGATCTCCCCGGTAGTATCGAGGTGCAGCACCGCCATCACTGGATCGACGCGAACGTCGACACCTTCAGGCGGGTGCTTCGCCCGCTGGAGGACACCGCGACCGGCGGCGGTGTCGTTCCGGGCGTCGCCCGCTCGCTGAACACCGGTACGATGGCCGTGACGGTCGCGTTCCTCGCGCGCAACGTCCTCGGACAGTACGACCCGCTGTTGCTCGCGGAGGCCGAGCCCGAGGATCACGGGCTCTACTTCGTTCGGCCGAACATCCAGCAGGCGGCGATCGACCTGAACGTCGGCTACCCGCGGTTCCGCCGCTGGATCGCGTTCCACGAGGTCGCTCACGCCGCGGAGTTCGCGGCGGCGCCGTGGCTGCCGGGGTATCTCGAGGCCCGCCTCGAAGACGGAATCGCCTCCGTCACCGACGAGTCGTCGCTGCTCGAACTCGCCCGTCCCGGTCGCGACGGCACCGGTCCGATGGACTCCTTCGCCGAACTTAACACGGCGATGACGGCCGTCGAGGGGTACGCCGAGCTCCTCATGGACCGCGCGTTCGACGACGAGTACGACGACTTGCGTGCCAAACTCGACGCGCGCCGGCAAGGCGGCGACCCCATCACAAACCTGTTCAAGCGACTGCTAGGCTTCGGCATGAAGCGGCGACAGTACGAGAGGGGTGCTGCGTTCTTCGCGGCCGTCGCGGACCGGAGGGATCTCCGAACCGCCTCCTTGGTGTGGGAGCGACCGGAGAACCTCCCGACCGACGCGGAACTCGACGACCCCGACGCCTGGGTCCAGCGGATCGCGTAG
- the dpsA gene encoding DNA starvation/stationary phase protection protein DpsA, with translation MSTQKRVLKSAGDVEGSEALRMDAEKAEQIIDALNTDLAATYVLYHQLRKHHWNVEGAEFRDLHLFLGDAAENAEAFADELAERVQALGGVPHASMATLEAEAPIEPEDEDVYDIRTSLANDMELYGDVIETLREHVELADGLGDPTTGEILRENIVQVEEDAHHIEHYLEGDTLVTEGAMQ, from the coding sequence ATGAGTACGCAAAAGCGTGTGCTGAAGTCCGCGGGCGACGTTGAGGGGAGCGAAGCGCTGCGGATGGACGCCGAGAAGGCCGAACAGATCATCGACGCGCTGAACACGGACCTCGCGGCGACGTACGTGTTGTACCACCAACTCCGGAAGCACCACTGGAACGTCGAGGGCGCGGAGTTCCGCGACCTCCACCTGTTCCTCGGCGACGCCGCCGAGAACGCCGAGGCGTTCGCCGACGAACTCGCCGAGCGCGTGCAGGCGCTGGGCGGCGTCCCGCACGCCTCGATGGCGACGCTGGAGGCGGAGGCGCCGATCGAGCCCGAGGACGAGGACGTGTACGACATCCGAACGTCGCTGGCCAACGACATGGAGCTGTACGGCGACGTCATCGAGACGCTGCGCGAGCACGTCGAGCTCGCCGACGGGCTCGGAGACCCAACGACCGGCGAAATCCTCCGGGAGAACATCGTGCAGGTCGAGGAGGACGCCCACCACATCGAGCACTACCTCGAGGGCGATACGCTCGTCACCGAGGGCGCGATGCAGTAA
- a CDS encoding DUF7547 family protein, which produces MSAPSRGPDDEDLATLVSELEATLTDLRTELTDRERADRLTDEGDRRPPDDRSNRRERGRRPPRPPAPGELFRFTADYTIPTVVAVLEATIEALELLRGVIDLAAPGETADGRRRWNRRARGDSRGLARSVLSDAVGEGVTAATDRAAGDAADALSRLRETLAEADLPEDDERRDLVSDARELSEELERRVRESRDVVDRERGRERRTNSGRDDGPVSIAVGDPDESSNGGASGSAPPDEDRTGSEDRDSDDGDDAGDADSADGRPEVDVDAELESIKREMGGGTDNRESGSDGDDNGDETADAADDADEDDSSA; this is translated from the coding sequence ATGAGCGCACCATCTCGCGGACCGGACGACGAGGACCTCGCGACGCTCGTCTCCGAGTTGGAGGCGACGCTGACGGACCTGCGCACCGAGCTAACGGACCGCGAGCGCGCGGATCGACTCACGGACGAGGGTGACCGGCGGCCGCCCGACGATCGTTCGAACCGCCGCGAACGCGGCCGCCGTCCCCCGCGTCCCCCGGCGCCGGGCGAACTGTTCCGGTTCACGGCCGACTACACGATCCCGACGGTCGTGGCCGTGCTGGAGGCGACGATCGAGGCGCTCGAACTCCTCCGAGGCGTGATCGACCTCGCCGCGCCGGGCGAGACGGCTGACGGGCGCCGACGCTGGAACCGCCGCGCTCGCGGCGACTCGCGGGGGCTCGCTCGCTCGGTGCTGTCGGACGCGGTCGGCGAGGGCGTCACGGCTGCGACGGACCGCGCAGCGGGCGACGCCGCGGACGCGCTGAGCCGTCTCCGTGAGACGCTCGCCGAGGCCGACCTCCCGGAGGACGACGAACGTCGCGACCTCGTCTCCGACGCCCGAGAACTGAGCGAGGAACTGGAGCGCCGGGTTCGCGAGTCGCGCGACGTAGTCGACCGGGAGCGCGGTCGCGAGCGCCGGACGAACAGCGGTCGTGACGACGGCCCGGTGTCTATCGCTGTCGGGGACCCGGACGAGTCGTCGAACGGCGGTGCGTCCGGATCCGCGCCTCCAGACGAGGACCGGACCGGAAGCGAAGACAGAGATAGCGACGACGGCGACGACGCTGGCGACGCCGATAGCGCCGACGGGCGCCCGGAGGTCGATGTCGACGCCGAACTGGAGTCGATCAAACGCGAGATGGGAGGCGGGACGGACAACCGCGAGTCCGGTTCCGATGGGGATGACAACGGCGACGAGACCGCCGACGCTGCGGACGACGCCGACGAGGACGACTCTTCTGCCTGA
- a CDS encoding NADH:flavin oxidoreductase/NADH oxidase, producing MVDHLFSPLTLRDTEIPNRVFVSPMCQYSAPDGAPTDWHLVHLGSRAVGGAGLVMAEATAVSPEGRITPHDVGIWSDEQAEEWADVAAFVREQGSVPAIQLAHAGRKASTNRPWDGGDPVPLDEGGWTVDGPSGPYPRDGDEHPTNSLSPDGIDRVIDDFAAAAERALDAGFEVAEVHAAHGYLLHEFCSPVANDRDDEYGGSFENRTRLVREATEAVREVWPDDKPVFVRISATDWIDDRESWDVEQSARLAPLLAQAGADLIDVSAGGISPAQEVPYAGPNYQLPYAEAIREHVEEVGADIAVASVGGITEPEQAEAIVANDRADAVLMAREFLRSPYWPLHAAHDLDQENEWPVQYRRAKPR from the coding sequence ATGGTCGACCACTTGTTCTCGCCGCTCACGCTTCGGGACACCGAGATCCCCAACCGCGTGTTCGTCTCGCCGATGTGTCAGTACTCCGCCCCGGATGGGGCGCCCACCGACTGGCACCTCGTCCACCTCGGCTCGCGCGCCGTCGGCGGCGCGGGACTGGTGATGGCCGAGGCCACCGCGGTTTCGCCGGAGGGGCGAATCACTCCCCACGACGTGGGGATCTGGTCGGACGAGCAGGCCGAGGAGTGGGCCGACGTCGCCGCGTTCGTTCGCGAGCAGGGGTCGGTGCCGGCGATTCAGCTCGCGCACGCCGGTCGGAAGGCGTCGACGAACCGCCCCTGGGACGGCGGCGACCCGGTCCCCCTCGACGAGGGCGGCTGGACGGTCGACGGCCCCTCGGGCCCGTATCCCCGAGACGGCGACGAGCACCCGACGAACAGCCTCTCCCCGGACGGGATCGACCGCGTGATCGACGACTTCGCCGCGGCCGCCGAGCGCGCGCTCGACGCCGGCTTCGAGGTCGCCGAGGTCCACGCCGCCCACGGCTACCTCCTCCACGAGTTCTGTTCGCCCGTCGCCAACGACCGCGACGACGAGTACGGCGGATCCTTCGAGAACCGCACTCGACTCGTTCGCGAGGCGACCGAGGCGGTGCGCGAGGTGTGGCCCGACGACAAGCCGGTGTTCGTCCGGATCTCCGCGACCGACTGGATCGACGACCGGGAGTCGTGGGACGTGGAACAGTCCGCCCGGCTCGCCCCGCTCCTGGCTCAGGCCGGCGCGGATCTCATCGACGTGAGCGCCGGCGGTATCTCACCCGCACAGGAGGTGCCGTATGCGGGGCCGAACTACCAACTCCCGTACGCGGAGGCGATCCGCGAGCACGTCGAAGAGGTCGGCGCGGACATCGCCGTCGCCTCGGTCGGCGGGATCACGGAGCCGGAGCAGGCCGAAGCGATCGTCGCCAACGACCGCGCGGACGCCGTGCTCATGGCTCGGGAGTTCCTCCGGTCGCCGTACTGGCCGCTGCACGCCGCTCACGACCTCGACCAGGAGAACGAGTGGCCGGTGCAGTACCGCCGTGCGAAGCCGCGCTGA
- a CDS encoding DUF7548 family protein, producing MTLADSAPAAGVAACLALLAVLAAPFVLITGAGTGLGVYYASGTVGAAGIAFLAVLLVVVFLSGRQERRPASTVAGVALVAGLGLLALAVGWALAVDVQNLYSFPQSATWILWHRWLVVGVAAIVPLSAGAFAKAVV from the coding sequence ATGACCCTCGCCGACTCCGCGCCCGCCGCGGGCGTCGCCGCCTGCCTCGCGCTGCTTGCCGTGTTGGCCGCGCCGTTCGTCCTCATCACGGGCGCCGGAACGGGACTGGGCGTCTACTACGCCTCCGGCACCGTCGGCGCCGCGGGGATCGCGTTTCTCGCGGTCCTCCTCGTCGTGGTCTTCCTCTCGGGGCGCCAAGAGCGCCGCCCGGCCAGCACCGTCGCGGGCGTCGCGCTCGTGGCCGGCCTCGGCCTGCTCGCGCTCGCTGTCGGATGGGCGCTGGCTGTCGACGTGCAGAACCTCTACTCGTTCCCGCAGTCAGCGACGTGGATCCTCTGGCACCGCTGGCTCGTCGTCGGCGTCGCTGCGATCGTCCCCCTCAGCGCTGGCGCGTTCGCGAAGGCGGTCGTGTGA
- a CDS encoding NAD(P)/FAD-dependent oxidoreductase: MQRVDVAVIGGGPAGSAAAHAAASRGADALVFEKGVPREDRDRLGPDSTDAAGILDYWVDIMGIHPDEFPEGVIQDELDRAEFVGPNEACTLRSTGIESSYDSFGYTMHRARFDDFMRDRAEDAGAEYRVEASVKDVQTDLSAGVGGDDPRHVVSIAGGDEVGADFLVLADGPQRTVTNRVLDRFLPEGHKASERLASTRANHIAYQEYREFPQEVYDEVDGAITFWWGVMPGHTAYPWVFPNADRVCRVGLTMPIGLDLDEVEDREQYELIREDDERVPSGKEYVRRILEREWGDEYDIEEDFPLVEDAGKRKGTETYPISSTNPIESPVEAGVCVAGGAMGTTSAFHEGGDHVAVRTGAIAGELAAGGDVSDYNERWHEAIGDELLRNVALAELCRGYGPDDWDDTFQIGREMLAGEKGLGMFEQKFGAGWGAAKLLLRYQWIKWRHRDGRYVQLTEDEYAY, from the coding sequence ATGCAACGAGTCGACGTCGCCGTCATCGGCGGCGGACCGGCGGGATCGGCCGCCGCACACGCCGCCGCCTCCCGCGGGGCCGACGCCCTCGTCTTTGAGAAGGGCGTTCCACGGGAGGATCGCGACCGCCTCGGCCCGGACTCGACGGACGCCGCCGGGATCTTAGACTACTGGGTGGACATCATGGGGATCCACCCCGACGAGTTCCCCGAGGGCGTCATCCAAGACGAACTCGACCGCGCGGAGTTCGTCGGCCCCAACGAGGCGTGTACCCTCCGCTCGACCGGCATCGAATCGAGCTACGACAGCTTCGGCTACACGATGCACCGGGCGCGCTTCGACGACTTCATGCGCGACCGCGCGGAGGACGCCGGCGCCGAGTACCGCGTCGAGGCATCCGTGAAGGACGTGCAGACGGACCTGTCCGCGGGTGTCGGCGGCGACGACCCCCGACACGTGGTGTCGATCGCCGGCGGCGACGAGGTCGGCGCCGACTTCCTCGTGCTCGCGGACGGTCCCCAGCGGACGGTGACGAACCGCGTCCTCGACCGATTCCTCCCAGAGGGTCACAAGGCCTCCGAGCGGCTGGCCTCGACGAGAGCGAACCACATCGCCTATCAGGAGTACCGGGAGTTCCCGCAGGAAGTGTACGACGAGGTCGACGGCGCGATAACGTTCTGGTGGGGCGTCATGCCCGGCCACACCGCCTATCCGTGGGTGTTCCCGAACGCCGACCGCGTCTGTCGCGTCGGGCTGACGATGCCCATCGGCTTGGACCTGGACGAGGTCGAAGACAGAGAGCAGTACGAACTCATCCGCGAGGACGACGAGCGAGTTCCGTCGGGCAAGGAGTACGTCCGCCGGATCCTCGAGCGCGAGTGGGGCGACGAGTACGACATCGAGGAGGACTTCCCGCTCGTCGAGGACGCCGGCAAGCGGAAGGGGACGGAGACGTACCCGATCTCCTCGACGAACCCGATCGAGAGCCCCGTCGAGGCCGGGGTTTGCGTCGCCGGGGGCGCGATGGGGACCACGAGCGCGTTCCACGAGGGCGGCGACCACGTCGCCGTCCGAACGGGCGCCATCGCCGGCGAGTTGGCCGCCGGGGGTGACGTGAGCGACTACAACGAGCGCTGGCACGAGGCGATCGGCGACGAACTGCTTCGCAACGTCGCGCTCGCGGAGCTGTGTCGCGGCTACGGCCCCGACGACTGGGACGACACGTTCCAGATCGGCCGGGAGATGCTCGCCGGAGAGAAGGGACTCGGGATGTTCGAACAGAAGTTCGGCGCGGGCTGGGGCGCAGCGAAGCTCCTCCTCCGCTACCAGTGGATCAAGTGGCGGCACCGCGACGGGCGGTACGTCCAGTTGACCGAAGACGAGTACGCGTACTGA
- a CDS encoding DUF7111 family protein: protein MSTAEADGITATYEETDAERLVTFERDGRHAAVAQNVEGYAMLKVRDGGAAGDELERYYGFDMALDHVAELLGVAVHDLPVPEDAEDMGM from the coding sequence ATGAGCACCGCCGAGGCCGACGGCATCACCGCGACGTACGAGGAGACCGACGCAGAGCGCCTGGTGACGTTCGAGCGCGACGGCCGTCACGCGGCCGTGGCGCAGAACGTGGAGGGGTACGCGATGTTGAAGGTCCGCGACGGCGGCGCCGCCGGCGACGAACTCGAGCGCTACTACGGGTTCGACATGGCGCTCGACCACGTCGCCGAGCTGCTGGGCGTCGCGGTTCACGACCTCCCCGTGCCGGAGGACGCCGAGGACATGGGGATGTGA
- a CDS encoding nucleic acid-binding protein has protein sequence MRAGNETTRETAVADGGDDDAPAFEAARYPDGSITYPSHPVGPGGEAPVETVDLSEYTAEVVTWTTSTATPPGVREPNHVAIVEFDVDGEPVRAIGQATTGDLERGDEVEPVYCDQLRDPEAGIREPASQEWDGFRFRPVE, from the coding sequence ATGCGAGCAGGGAATGAAACGACCCGCGAGACCGCGGTCGCCGACGGCGGCGACGACGACGCGCCCGCGTTCGAGGCCGCCCGCTACCCGGACGGCTCGATCACGTACCCGAGTCACCCGGTCGGTCCGGGCGGCGAGGCGCCCGTCGAGACGGTCGACCTCAGCGAGTACACAGCGGAGGTCGTCACGTGGACCACGTCGACGGCGACGCCGCCGGGCGTTCGCGAGCCGAACCACGTCGCGATCGTCGAGTTCGACGTGGACGGCGAGCCCGTGCGTGCGATCGGTCAGGCGACGACGGGCGACCTCGAGCGGGGCGACGAGGTGGAGCCGGTGTACTGCGATCAACTGCGCGACCCCGAGGCCGGCATCCGCGAGCCCGCGAGCCAGGAGTGGGACGGCTTCCGGTTTCGCCCCGTCGAGTGA
- a CDS encoding thiolase C-terminal domain-containing protein, producing the protein MEDVAIVGASMTQFGQRDAWIQELLAEAGQACLEDAGVSADAVEHLYVSNMASGEFEGQTGVPNALAHDLQAVPAYTARIDQTSSSGGAGIYAAWQSVASGASDMTLLVGGEKMTHRTTAEATDVIASLTHPCEYKHGLTLPSFAGLTARLYLDTYDAPRESLGKVAVKNHKNGVDNPHAQFRKEVDLDTVLDSPVVADPLRLYDFCPITDGSAALMFCPVSVAEEHADEYVRVSGIGGATDTHVVHERSDPTTMRGVVESSDRAYEMADLSPEDVDVAELHDMFTILEFLQFEDLGFAEKGEGWKAIEEGRTERDGELPINTSGGLKSKGHPLGASGVAQAYEIVQQLRGEAGKRQVDADVGLACNVGGFGNCVTTAIFEGVDA; encoded by the coding sequence ATGGAAGACGTCGCAATCGTCGGCGCGTCGATGACCCAGTTCGGGCAGCGCGACGCGTGGATCCAGGAGCTACTGGCGGAAGCCGGCCAGGCGTGTCTCGAAGACGCCGGCGTCTCGGCCGACGCCGTCGAGCACCTGTACGTTTCGAACATGGCTAGCGGGGAGTTCGAGGGACAGACGGGCGTGCCGAACGCCCTCGCACACGACCTGCAGGCGGTGCCGGCGTACACCGCCCGCATCGACCAGACCTCCTCGTCGGGCGGCGCTGGTATCTACGCGGCCTGGCAGTCGGTCGCCTCCGGCGCCTCCGACATGACGCTACTCGTCGGCGGCGAGAAGATGACCCACCGGACGACCGCGGAGGCGACCGACGTGATCGCGTCGCTTACGCACCCCTGCGAGTACAAACACGGCCTCACGCTCCCGAGTTTCGCGGGCCTCACGGCGCGGTTGTACCTCGACACCTACGACGCCCCGCGCGAGAGCCTCGGGAAGGTCGCCGTGAAGAACCACAAAAACGGCGTCGACAACCCCCACGCGCAGTTCCGGAAGGAGGTCGACCTCGACACGGTGCTCGACTCGCCCGTCGTCGCCGACCCGCTGCGCTTGTACGACTTCTGCCCGATCACCGACGGGTCGGCTGCGCTCATGTTCTGTCCGGTCTCCGTCGCCGAGGAGCACGCCGACGAGTACGTTCGCGTCTCCGGTATCGGCGGCGCGACCGACACCCACGTCGTCCACGAGCGTTCGGATCCGACGACGATGCGCGGCGTCGTCGAGTCGAGCGATCGAGCCTACGAGATGGCCGACCTGTCCCCCGAAGACGTGGACGTGGCGGAACTGCACGACATGTTCACCATCCTCGAGTTCCTCCAGTTCGAGGACCTCGGCTTCGCCGAGAAGGGCGAGGGCTGGAAGGCTATCGAGGAGGGACGCACCGAACGCGACGGCGAGTTGCCGATCAACACCTCCGGCGGCCTGAAGTCGAAGGGGCACCCGCTGGGCGCCTCCGGCGTCGCGCAGGCGTACGAGATCGTCCAACAGCTTCGAGGCGAAGCCGGGAAGCGGCAGGTCGACGCGGATGTCGGACTCGCCTGCAACGTCGGCGGGTTCGGGAACTGCGTTACCACCGCCATCTTCGAGGGGGTGGACGCATGA